Below is a genomic region from Helianthus annuus cultivar XRQ/B chromosome 2, HanXRQr2.0-SUNRISE, whole genome shotgun sequence.
CAACATTTGTGGCAACAGCTTTTAGTGctgttttttgtttcttttccggTTGTTCGAAGTCACTGTCTGATGAGCCTGCAAGTAATTTCAGAAGAAACATAGTAACCAGCACAAGTTATAAAGTgtactatatattaaaaaaacaataaccAGTACCATTTTGATCATTTAATACATAATAAACCATGATTTTTATAATTCAAAACATCATTGTTACATAAGGTTCAGAAAAACATGATCATAATACATAACAGCATTGATAACATTAGAAAACTAAAACAAACAACATAAACATGATGATCATAGCAGGAGCTGGCTAGATTGCTACTTCCTTCCAAAATTCTTGACTGAGATTATAGGTTTTTCCTCATCTTCTTCATGTTTAGGTTGTAGGATGGGGATCTTTTGTTTTTCATCATATTCTTCTTTTTTGGGTTGTACAACTGAGATTTCAGGTTTCTCATCAATCTCTTCTTTTATGGGATCTGAAGGTTCACCACCAGAAGTAGGATGATTGGTATAGTTTGGCCCCCAGATTGCTACTTTATTCCAAAATTTCGGACTCATATAATATTCCTTTTTTGTTGGTCTTACAACTTTTAGTGGAATGGGATGCAAAGGTTCATTATCAAAAGTAGGGATTGGTTCTCCTGGTTGTACAATTTGTAGTGGTTTGGGATTGTACAGCTCTGTTTTCACACACAAAAAAGCAACTGAAACTTATATTACTTATCTCCTGAATTTAAAAGTAGCACAGTCGGTAAACCAGCACAGATTTGGAACCCAAAAAAACCACTTGTGCTAGTTTCTTCTAAAACACTAAAGTAGCACAGACGGTAAACCAACTAGAATTTGTGCTAGTTTACTAGAAAACACTAAACCCTTTGTGCTAGTTTCTTCTAAAGCAATAAACTAGCACAGATAGTAAACTAGCACAGATAGTAAACCAGCACATATTTGGAACCCAAAAAACCAACTAGAACTTTGTGCTAGTTTCGTAAAAAACACTAAACTAGCACGGAAGTTAAACCAGCACCGATTTCAAAACCAGAAAACCAACCACAACTTTGTGCTAGATATTTCTAAAACACTAAACTAGCACATAGGTTAAACCAGCACATAAAATAAACCAGCACAAAAAATAAACCAGCActatttcattaaaacacaacgatgGATCTGTTTTATAAAATGCAGAACATGaatcagtttagacatattaaaACCCTAGAAATCTGTTCGTTTACAGATCCTTAACAAACCTTCGAAATCGTCATCAGGTTTTGTTTCTTTATGCTTCTGGCTTCTTGTAGATCTCTTAGAACCTGTGTAATCGATTTGATTTCGAAGAAACTTAGAAAAACCGTACAAAATTGAAACGAATACaccaaaatgcaaaaaaaaaaaaaaatggaacgTACTCTCTGAATCCATCGTTGATgctgtttttgttgttgtttgttcGATTTTCGTCTCTCTTATTGTCGATTTTAGGGGACGTTTCTTAGCCATTGGGAAGTTTTGAGAGAGAGTGAAGAAGAACTGTTTTGAATCGTCAATAACTGCTTTCCTTTTTGTCCAGTACTATTTTTTTGTTTATGGCGAAAATACCCCCGCGCGTTTTAATTGTTTACTTATCTAGTTTAATATTAGGGATTTAATCTGGTCCATTGGTTGTTTAAAAACATGGTGTAGATTGCTTCTTAGGCAACTTAGGCAAAATAGGCTTCTTAGGGGAAccgccccctatatatatatatatatatatatatagatgtttACCAAAAAAGCAAAACAACATATGTTTTACTAAAAacacaactttttcatcatcattccattttctaaattGGAAAAGTCGTCAAAATTAGGCCTTTGTCAAACAAAAAGTCTTTCCCATTTCATCATCGTTTTCTGCAATTCACATTACAATTTCAAACGATCAAGATCTACCCCACATCAAAACCCCTTCAAACTATCCAATTATTATTCAACAAAACTTGAAACCCCCTTCGTATTTTGTGAAAAAGATTCATGGGTTGTGCTTCCAGCAACACGGCTGACACCAAAGCCGACCGCTTGGCTCGGTGGCGTGCCACCGGCATTGTCGGCTTACGCGACGCCAAATTGAAGGTAAATATTGTTATCTATTTATCTGTTAATGTTTTTTATGTTGTTCAAGATTtgggtttttttattattttgaattTGTTTGATTGATGTCCAGGATTAGGATTAGGGTTTATTGaagatgtgattttttttttaattctgaaAATGGGCAatatttgtgtgtgtttttttacTGTTGCATTAGTGTATATGAATTGGGATTTCAGTTGATTTCTCGATAAAGTTTTTGATTAATTTGAGGGcttgaatttgttttttttttttaattaatgaaaCAGTCATTTCCAGATGAAGTTGTTGAGCTGGATAGAGCTGTACGGACGCTTGATTTAACAAACAACAAAATAGGTATTTATTTCTCtctttcttgttttttttttttagaaaaaactGGCAAataaactttatttatttacaacaaGAAGCTGCATTTTGCTGGTGCATGTTACATATGATCAAGTAACCTTTTAAGGACCCTTTTTGCTCTTGCGCCTTTATATGGTTCGGGTCCTAGGTTACCCTTACGGTCCCTTTAGCTACATGCATTTCTGGTTCAGGTTCGGTAGTTCGGGTTCTGGTTCTGGTGGGTCTGAACCGCCAAACGTTCACCCCTACCTGCAAGGCATATGCAAGGCGCTGCTCATTGTACAACCAAATATGATTTGTTTACAACCCGAAGTTGCGTCTGTCTCATTTGTTTTACGTTATTACATATCAACCTTTCATTTACAACCCGAGGCGTATGCAAGGGCTTTCACTCATATTTCACAAAGCCTCTTTATTTTTCCACAAAGATGTACTTACTGTTCATCTTTATCTATTAGGCCCTAAATAATCTAAATTTGACATTACATTCATCTCTTTGCATGAAGTCAACATGAGCGTTGATAACATCTTCACCAACCGTTAACTTACGCCAGAATTCTTTAGGATCTTATAAAATTCTGATTactttttttttctcacagctGCCATTCCTGAGGAGATTAGCAAATTAACAAATATGCAAAGGCTGGTATGTTCTTCAAgcttccaattttctttttatttctctaatttttaaattatatgtatttattttttttgtcttCGATTACATTTTACGTATTTTTTTTTATCTTAGATTACATTTTACATTTTATTTTGATATGGTTTTCTTGAATTTATTGCCAATATGTGCTTCTTTGTCTAAATAGCTCTTTAAATTTGATATGCATTTAACTTTGGTCATTTACTAAGATACGTTATGTTTGTGCTTTGCCTGGTGTCTAGTGACTATTGACTACTATGAGTCTGTTTTAAATAATATAGTATTAATATTTTAAACAATTTTCTATTTTCAGATTTTGGCTGACAATCTAATCGAGCATCTTCCAACGAACATGGGCAAACTGCAGTCTTTAAAGTTAATCAATCTCGATCAAAATAGAGTTTCTATGTTGCCTGATGAATGTAATAAGACCGAATGTTCATATACCCCTTCTCCATCCAATGAAAATTGCAAcagtttcattttttttatatactGTTTATCGTTTTAAACCCTTAAAAACCACACAATGAACGGTAAATAATTTGCCAcccaaaagtaaaaaaaatgactCATTTTATTCCGTATTTCCGTGCTAGTTGGCAATTTCTACCCATTTTCATATCGGTATTGGGTGAGTCATTCAAAGTGTATTTTTTATTCATAAAACTttctaaatcattttattaaaaaaaatagattaatataaaaaataatgaGTTTTTCTAATCATGTTTgatacattatttatttatttatttacaaatgAATAAGATCGGTTTGGACCCATTACCCTATCTGCCCACGAAACTAAAATGTTGCATTTTTCTTGAGACGTTGAGAATCTATTTGTCATTGTTTCTTAAACATTGTTACAATTTTTACtgattttttacacttttttattCAGTGGGACAATTGGTGAGACTTGAGAGATTATCCATCTCAGGCAACCGGTTAACCACCCTGCCTGAAACCATTGGAAGTTTGCGCAATGTAAATGACTTTCTCTACCAACTTACAATTGAAATTTGGattatttttaaatttatttagAAATTAATTGTTGAAAATGCAGTTGTTGCTGTTAAATGTGTCCAACAATCAACTGAAGTTTCTTCCAGAATCTGTTGGAAGCTGCTATTCTTTAGAAGAGCTACAAGCAAATGGTACATATTGTCTTCATATTTTCTAGTCACATTGCAAACTTTTTTTTCCATTAAAAAAACGGTTAACGGTTAAATATGCTTACAAAAAAGTAAAAACTATATTTTATTATAGTaatctaaggggctgtttggcaacttctgaatggttaagtgctgaaccagtaactcagtaagaggtctgaatcattaagtattgaaccagtaagaggtttgaaccattaagagccagtacaACGCTTAACAgttcagatgcaaatgtctgaTCAATTTAGagtagaggtcttaaccattcagactctgtataatgcttaaccattcagaggcaaatgtctgaaccattcagacatctgctcctgaaacaaacaatctgaaccattaagtgatgAACCAGTaaccattaagagctaaacagACAACTCCTAAACCATTTAATTAAGTGATTTTGGAGATTGTTTGTATTTTAAATTAATTGGGGCTACTTTTGACCCATTTGTGTTATAGCTGATAtcttttatttgacccattttaaTTTATTTGTGCTTCTAAATTTgttgttgttttagaaaattcCATCGAAGAACTTCCTTCTTCAGTCTGCAATCTTATTCACTTGAAGTCATTATCCTTGGATCATAACAAGGTGAAACAGGTAGCTTCCATTTGTCAAATAATTACTCATATTGTTTGGAATATTAACGTCTTTTCCATTTTGAAATGAGGAACAAAGGAAATGTACAAATGAATAAAATCCaagatttttttaatatttactttaatatattaaatttaataataatttttcttgtatttttgaAAAAGCAACAGTAGTTCAAGAAAATCAAATTTCTCTTGACGTTAAAAATTTTCATAACCTTCAAGTGGTGAGGCAGTGGTAAGCACCTGATTCACTTGTAGTTACCTGGTCTCACTGGTTAGCAGGGTATTGGTGGGCCCCGTGAGTTTTCCCTAACGGGTTATCATGATTCATGATCACCGGAAAAAAAAGATTTTCACACTTTTATTTCCACAGATACCTCCGAGTTTATTGAAGGCGTGCAAGGCTCTACAAAATATTTCATTGCATGATAATCCCATATCTATGGATGAATTCCAGTCGGTAAACTTCAACTTTTCACAATTATTGATTTCTGCAGTTTAGCTATAGAAGTCAAACTTGTTTGGTCAAACGTGATGATCACATCTTGAATTTGATCTTAGATGGAAGGATTTCAAGAATTTGAAGCCCGGAGAAAAAAGAAATTCGATAAACAAATAGATTCGAACGTGATGATCGGTTCTAAAGGCCTTGATGAGGGTGTTGATTTATGACATTAAACCGAAattctattttaggtaaaagttttttcttctttttgtttctttgttcATTATAACTCATATGCTTTCTAAAGTGATTATGCGTTTTGAAATAATTTGTTAAGTAATCCAAATACATAAAAAACACGAAACcttcaatcatatgatttttaaaacttaaaatagCAGCAAACGCTATTTTTCGAAAGTGTTTTTTTCCATACGCCATAGTCGGTAATTGGATTATTCAATTTCACATGACCAGTTTCAAAATGCACATCCAAACAAAAAGTCAACATGACTTTCTTTGACCTCTACAACTAAACTTTTAGTTTAAAGATTCACTTgatttgactttctttgacttgaATCACTAGCAGGACGGTGTGTTTGTTGGTGGCTTTGATCCGCTTGCATGATTGGTGGCGGTTTATGGTCTCGACTTACGTCTATCTTCATTCTTTGTTCTGGTAAGGAGCCCTATTTATTGTACATTGTACATACAAACATATTGAATTACGTGTTAAAACTTCATTTACAATTGAGGTAGAAAAAAGTTGTTACTTTCTACGTTGAGGGCCCATTGGCGAAGCTTCACCCCGGCCCCCACTGATTTTTTGTTTGTTGTGTTAATTTTACCGAAAGTTCTCCGATTTTTTTTTGTAGtaaaaatattggattttaagAGTCCGGCTCCCACCGATTTAGGTTTTGAGAGTCCGGCTCCCATTAAGTTTTCGTTCAAGCCCTGCCACTGCGAGGGCCTGTTTGGAAGTTGACATTCTTGGGTGTAGTTGACATCCAAACAGGCCCCTCACATGACTCGGGATGGTTGGTGATGTATGGTTGATCCATTTGAAACATGTGGCATAGCGACTATGTGATATTTTTAATTTGAACACGTGAAATAAGCATCTAGATACAatagattatttatttatttataaaactggAAAACTTTACAAGAAATTTGAAGATGGAGGTAAAAAGGTGTCTCATTGACTTGGCATATCCAACATGTAGTTGTTTGGTTTACGCTTTACACGATGGTTGTGTCCCTAATGGTAACCGTTAGGCTATCCGTTGGTCATTAGAAGAGGTTATCATCAAGCAACGTATAAATGTATCGATACCTAATGAATTTATTCGAGTCGAACCACCATCAATAGATAAGCGGCAAATATGTCACCTACATAATGTGCTTCGTATACAATCACTCATACTTGCAAGGTGAAGAAAGAACAACTCCAAGATGTATGATCACGTGCAATACTCGACACAAAAGTACACCTCCGGTACCATCTCGAAACATTGCTAAAGAACGCTATCCGCTGTCACTATTGATGTTTTTCCATACACTTGAGTTGAATATATAGTTGCAATTTGCAAAGAAAAGCTGAAATGTTGCTATCTTCATGagcgaagcttttaaggggcgggagAGGGCGGCCGACCCCTCGAACTTTTTGCTCAATAGTGGAGAggatgtagttttcgtatagaattttttgggtatatacgttttcgaccccccaattttatagaaatttttaggtctgGTGACTTTTGCCctggaaatctcaagcttcgctaCTGGCTATCTTCACAGAATATGTCTTATTATTTCAACAAATAATACACCacaagtcaaacaaatcaagGCTTGTATAATTAACAATAAAATAAGGCAAAAGAAGTTAACAAATAAGATTTCTTCATCGTAAACATCAACCTTAAAGTTTGCTTGATCCAAGAGAGTGGGTCCCACTTCCAGATATTTATGGTTCTTTGTTAAGAGTATTTTGCAAGCATGGCTGGTGACAAAAAAACACATGACACCATAATCACACCATGCACTAGAAGAGAGTGTATGTGGGAGGagataaaaaataataataattgtaaCAATAAGAATAATTAGAACAATAATCATAATTAAATGGGGATTAAGAAGTAATTAATCACCAATTAATGTTGATGGCCAATTAAGCACTCACATGGTTTACTTTATACAATAAGATTGGTTTTGGGGCAACTAAGCACTCAAAATAGTTATGAGTCTCCTTCATGCACTTAAAGCTCAACATCTTGCTTTCACTTGTGGTATAAAGACTAAATGGATGTTGGGTCCCTTctttggtaaggtaatgaaaaTGGTCCCACAAAATAGATACATAATAAATTTGTTCATGAGATCAAATGTCCCTTGTGTTCATTTACTTCTCATTAATAAATACACATAGAAAATAATCACCAATAATATTATATCTTTTCTTTTGCCTGAAAAATGTCATGGAATAGATGACCAAAACTTTACTTCAAGTGTTGTAAATTTTTAGTCATTGCCCCTCTTTCCTCCCCTCTCTTTCGCTCTATCATAAGTGAACCCGAATACCATTATGAAGtatcattttaaacttaaaacttGTTCTCAATTGTTTCGgttttaattgatttttttttttaaatttaagaCGCATAACCGTGAGTTTTATTAGTTTGCGAGTTCATTTAACTGTCTTATTTAGATTTGGTCCAACACATGATATATTGTGGTTTTGTTTTGTGACACATTTTCCATTGTGCTGTTTAGCAAATAGTAAAATACACTTAACTTCTTCACATTTaactaaaacaaaacattttgctTTATAAACAAGTATCTTTGACATTGGAAATAACTTCCATGATGGGAGATAACTTGTACACAAATGCTATAGCCACTTGTACCGAAATGCTATAACCACTTGTACGTCATGCAAATAAAACAGTACATTATTTAGGCCTACTGAGTTTGCTTAGAAAAGGTAttacatttattttatttaataaactaCGCCCCAAACACTTTCTAGTTTAGATAGATTATTAGGAGAAAGCTTGTCACATAATGTACATTACATGCACATGCCATGAGTTGGACTTGTATGACAAAAGAATAAAAAAGTAAGGGctca
It encodes:
- the LOC118484113 gene encoding uncharacterized protein LOC118484113, whose amino-acid sequence is MAKKRPLKSTIRETKIEQTTTKTASTMDSESSKRSTRSQKHKETKPDDDFEELYNPKPLQIVQPGEPIPTFDNEPLHPIPLKVVRPTKKEYYMSPKFWNKVAIWGPNYTNHPTSGGEPSDPIKEEIDEKPEISVVQPKKEEYDEKQKIPILQPKHEEDEEKPIISVKNFGRK
- the LOC110917301 gene encoding plant intracellular Ras-group-related LRR protein 7 isoform X1: MGCASSNTADTKADRLARWRATGIVGLRDAKLKSFPDEVVELDRAVRTLDLTNNKIAAIPEEISKLTNMQRLILADNLIEHLPTNMGKLQSLKLINLDQNRVSMLPDELGQLVRLERLSISGNRLTTLPETIGSLRNLLLLNVSNNQLKFLPESVGSCYSLEELQANENSIEELPSSVCNLIHLKSLSLDHNKVKQIPPSLLKACKALQNISLHDNPISMDEFQSMEGFQEFEARRKKKFDKQIDSNVMIGSKGLDEGVDL
- the LOC110917301 gene encoding plant intracellular Ras-group-related LRR protein 7 isoform X2, with product MGCASSNTADTKADRLARWRATGIVGLRDAKLKSFPDEVVELDRAVRTLDLTNNKIAAIPEEISKLTNMQRLILADNLIEHLPTNMGKLQSLKLINLDQNRVSMLPDELGQLVRLERLSISGNRLTTLPETIGSLRNLLLLNVSNNQLKFLPESVGSCYSLEELQANENSIEELPSSVCNLIHLKSLSLDHNKIPPSLLKACKALQNISLHDNPISMDEFQSMEGFQEFEARRKKKFDKQIDSNVMIGSKGLDEGVDL